The following proteins are co-located in the Paraburkholderia phytofirmans PsJN genome:
- a CDS encoding indolepyruvate ferredoxin oxidoreductase family protein, translating into MNAPLDAGQRASLEAALSSVTLDDKYTLERGRAYMSGIQALVRLPMLQQERDRAAGLNTAGFISGYRGSPLGGLDQSLWKAKQHLAAHQVVFQPGVNEDLAATAVWGSQQVNLYPSAKYDGVFSMWYGKGPGVDRSSDVFKHGNSAGSARNGGVLVLAGDDHAAKSSTLAHQSEHIFKACGLPVLFPSNVQEYLDFGLHGWAMSRYSGLWVAMKCVTDVVESSASVDIDPHRTKIILPEDFAMPEGGLNIRWPDPPLVQEARLLDYKWYAALAYVRANKLDRVEIDSPHARFGIMTGGKAYLDVRQALTDLGLDDETCSRIGIRLYKVGCVWPLEAQGAQAFARGLDEILVVEEKRQILEYAIKEELYNWPDAQRPRVFGKFDEKDGAGGEWSVPMGNWLLPAHYELSPAIIAKAIATRLDKFDLPSDVRARIATRIAVIEAKEKALARPRVEAERKPWFCSGCPHNTSTNVPEGSRAMAGIGCHYMTVWMDRSTSTFSQMGGEGVAWIGQAPFSNDKHVFANLGDGTYFHSGLLAIRAAIASKANITYKILYNDAVAMTGGQPVDGVLTVPQITHQLAAEGATKIVIVTDEPEKYSANVGLAPGIDIHHRDKLDEVQRQLREVPGTTILIYDQTCATEKRRRRKRGTYPDPARRVVINEAVCEGCGDCSVKSNCLSVEPLDTEYGTKRQINQSTCNKDFSCVNGFCPSFVSVEGGQLRKPKAASGLAGDAMPPVPEPDLPSMERPYGVLVTGVGGTGVVTIGALLGMAAHLENKGVTVLDVTGLAQKGGAVMSHVQIAKNPADIHATRIAMGEASLVIGCDAIVTASDECVSRMQAGRTRVVLNSAHTPTAELIKNPNWRFPGSSTEADVRAAAGDDGVDTVDANHFAVALLGDAIYTNPFVLGYAWQRGWVPLTYQSLMRAIELNNVQVEKNRAAFEWGRRAAHDLAGVRKLAQSQGRGAAAETASSKIISLHTPKALDTLIDKRAEYLTAWQNSAYADRYRALVSQVRAAESALDSIDGQLPLTEAVAKNLHKLMAYKDEYEVARLYSDPAFIEKLKANFEGDWKLHIHLAPPTFSKKDAKGHLVKKKYGPWVFSAMHVLARLKFLRGTALDVFGKTEERRTERALIGEYEALVRELIAGLTAQKRELAVELANLPDGIRGYGHVKENNLKGVRVKWNELLARWRSPEAGKTQHAA; encoded by the coding sequence ATGAACGCCCCGCTAGACGCAGGTCAGCGAGCCTCGCTCGAAGCCGCGCTATCTTCCGTCACGCTCGACGACAAATACACCCTCGAACGCGGCCGCGCGTACATGAGCGGTATCCAGGCGCTGGTGCGTCTGCCGATGCTGCAACAGGAACGCGACCGGGCCGCCGGGCTCAACACCGCCGGCTTTATTTCCGGTTACCGCGGATCGCCACTCGGCGGACTCGACCAATCTCTGTGGAAGGCGAAACAGCATCTCGCCGCGCATCAGGTCGTGTTCCAGCCAGGCGTCAACGAAGACCTCGCGGCTACCGCCGTTTGGGGTTCGCAGCAAGTCAATCTGTACCCGAGCGCCAAATACGACGGCGTGTTCTCGATGTGGTACGGCAAAGGCCCCGGTGTCGACCGTTCCAGCGACGTCTTCAAGCATGGCAACTCGGCCGGTTCGGCGCGCAACGGCGGCGTTCTCGTCCTTGCCGGCGACGACCACGCCGCGAAATCGTCCACGCTCGCGCACCAGTCCGAACACATTTTCAAGGCGTGCGGCCTGCCGGTTCTGTTCCCATCCAACGTGCAGGAATATCTCGACTTCGGTCTGCACGGCTGGGCGATGAGCCGCTACTCCGGCCTGTGGGTCGCCATGAAATGCGTGACCGATGTGGTCGAGTCGTCGGCATCGGTCGACATCGACCCGCATCGCACGAAGATCATCCTGCCGGAAGACTTCGCGATGCCCGAGGGCGGCCTGAATATCCGCTGGCCGGATCCGCCGCTGGTGCAGGAAGCGCGTCTGCTCGACTACAAGTGGTATGCAGCGCTCGCCTACGTACGGGCCAACAAACTCGACCGCGTCGAAATCGATTCGCCGCATGCGCGCTTCGGCATCATGACCGGCGGCAAGGCGTATCTCGACGTGCGTCAGGCGCTGACCGACCTCGGGCTCGATGACGAAACCTGTTCGCGCATCGGGATCCGTCTGTATAAGGTCGGCTGTGTGTGGCCGCTCGAAGCGCAAGGCGCGCAGGCGTTTGCGCGCGGCCTCGACGAAATTCTGGTGGTCGAGGAAAAGCGCCAGATTCTCGAATACGCGATCAAGGAAGAATTGTACAACTGGCCCGACGCGCAACGTCCGCGCGTGTTCGGCAAGTTCGACGAGAAAGACGGTGCAGGCGGCGAATGGTCGGTGCCAATGGGCAACTGGCTGTTGCCGGCGCACTACGAACTTTCGCCGGCGATCATCGCCAAGGCAATCGCCACGCGGCTCGACAAGTTCGACTTGCCGTCCGATGTGCGCGCGCGCATTGCCACGCGGATCGCCGTGATCGAAGCAAAGGAAAAAGCGCTGGCGCGGCCGCGCGTCGAAGCCGAACGCAAGCCGTGGTTCTGCTCCGGCTGCCCGCACAACACGTCGACGAACGTGCCGGAAGGCTCGCGTGCAATGGCCGGCATCGGCTGCCATTACATGACGGTCTGGATGGACCGCAGCACCAGCACCTTCAGCCAGATGGGCGGCGAAGGCGTCGCGTGGATCGGCCAGGCGCCGTTCAGCAACGACAAGCACGTGTTCGCCAATCTCGGCGACGGCACCTACTTCCACTCCGGGCTGCTGGCGATTCGCGCGGCGATCGCGTCGAAGGCCAACATCACCTACAAGATTCTCTATAACGACGCGGTCGCCATGACCGGCGGCCAGCCGGTCGACGGCGTGCTGACGGTGCCGCAGATCACGCATCAGCTTGCCGCCGAAGGCGCAACGAAGATCGTGATCGTCACCGACGAGCCGGAGAAGTACTCGGCGAACGTCGGCCTCGCGCCGGGCATCGACATTCATCATCGCGACAAGCTCGACGAAGTGCAGCGCCAACTGCGCGAAGTGCCCGGCACGACGATCCTGATTTACGACCAGACCTGCGCAACGGAGAAACGCCGCCGCAGGAAACGCGGCACGTATCCGGACCCGGCACGCCGCGTCGTGATCAACGAGGCCGTGTGCGAAGGCTGCGGCGATTGCTCGGTGAAGTCGAACTGCCTGTCGGTCGAGCCGCTCGATACCGAGTACGGCACGAAGCGCCAGATCAATCAATCCACCTGCAACAAGGACTTCTCGTGCGTGAACGGTTTCTGCCCGAGCTTCGTCTCGGTTGAAGGCGGTCAGTTGCGCAAGCCGAAGGCCGCTTCCGGTCTCGCCGGCGACGCGATGCCGCCAGTGCCGGAACCCGACCTGCCGTCCATGGAGCGGCCGTACGGCGTGCTGGTCACGGGCGTCGGCGGCACGGGTGTCGTCACGATCGGCGCGCTGCTCGGCATGGCCGCGCATCTGGAGAACAAGGGCGTTACCGTGCTCGACGTCACCGGCCTCGCGCAGAAAGGCGGCGCCGTGATGAGCCACGTCCAGATTGCGAAGAATCCGGCCGACATCCACGCGACCCGAATCGCCATGGGCGAAGCGAGTCTCGTGATCGGCTGCGACGCGATCGTCACGGCCAGCGACGAATGCGTGTCGCGTATGCAGGCGGGCCGCACGCGCGTCGTGTTGAACAGCGCGCATACGCCGACCGCGGAACTCATCAAAAACCCGAACTGGCGCTTCCCAGGCAGCAGCACGGAAGCTGACGTGCGCGCCGCCGCCGGCGACGACGGTGTCGATACGGTCGACGCGAATCACTTCGCGGTCGCGCTGCTCGGCGACGCGATCTATACGAATCCGTTCGTGCTCGGCTATGCATGGCAACGCGGCTGGGTGCCGCTCACGTATCAGTCGCTGATGCGCGCCATCGAGTTGAACAACGTGCAGGTCGAGAAGAACCGTGCGGCGTTCGAGTGGGGCCGCCGTGCCGCGCACGATCTGGCCGGCGTGCGCAAGCTCGCGCAATCGCAAGGGCGCGGCGCTGCGGCGGAAACGGCGAGCAGCAAGATCATCTCGCTGCACACGCCGAAGGCGCTCGACACGCTGATCGACAAACGCGCCGAGTATCTGACCGCGTGGCAGAACAGCGCGTATGCCGACCGTTACCGCGCGCTGGTGTCGCAAGTGCGAGCAGCGGAATCGGCGCTCGATTCGATCGACGGCCAGTTGCCGTTGACCGAAGCAGTCGCGAAGAACCTGCACAAGCTGATGGCCTACAAGGACGAGTACGAAGTCGCGCGTCTGTACAGCGATCCGGCGTTCATCGAAAAGCTGAAGGCAAATTTCGAAGGCGACTGGAAGTTGCACATTCACCTCGCGCCGCCGACGTTCTCGAAGAAAGATGCCAAGGGTCATCTGGTGAAGAAGAAGTACGGCCCGTGGGTTTTCAGCGCGATGCACGTGCTGGCACGCTTGAAGTTCCTGCGCGGCACAGCGCTCGACGTGTTCGGCAAGACGGAAGAGCGTCGCACCGAACGTGCATTGATCGGCGAGTATGAAGCGCTGGTGCGCGAACTGATCGCCGGCCTGACTGCGCAGAAGCGTGAGTTGGCCGTCGAACTGGCGAATCTGCCGGACGGCATTCGCGGCTATGGTCACGTGAAGGAAAACAACCTGAAGGGCGTGCGCGTCAAATGGAACGAGTTGCTCGCGCGGTGGCGTTCGCCCGAGGCCGGCAAGACGCAACACGCGGCGTGA
- a CDS encoding GNAT family N-acetyltransferase, with protein sequence MNLTTPRAAEPIVAHDRLMQPAGRAPALVRELTEVDRERLLTHFLALDEDDRLLRFGQIVPDHVIENYVRAIDFKRDTVFGVFNNQLQLTGVGHLAYLPAEGDKRTAEFGVSVLESVRGQGIGSKLFERAAIRSRNTHVTMLYMHCLSRNSTMMHIAKKAGMKIEYAYGEADAYLTLPPADQSSIITEMLQEQAAVFDYALKRQARQASKLFESFMPTAVAA encoded by the coding sequence ATGAACTTGACTACACCCCGCGCCGCTGAGCCGATCGTCGCGCACGATCGCTTGATGCAGCCAGCCGGTCGTGCGCCTGCTCTGGTCCGCGAGCTCACTGAAGTCGACCGCGAACGCCTGCTGACCCACTTCCTGGCGCTCGACGAAGACGACCGGCTCCTGCGCTTCGGCCAGATCGTGCCGGACCACGTCATCGAAAACTATGTTCGCGCGATCGACTTCAAACGCGACACCGTCTTCGGCGTCTTCAACAACCAATTGCAGTTGACCGGCGTTGGCCACCTGGCGTACCTGCCGGCCGAAGGCGACAAGCGTACGGCCGAGTTCGGCGTGTCCGTGCTGGAAAGCGTCCGCGGCCAGGGCATCGGCTCGAAGCTGTTCGAGCGTGCCGCCATTCGTAGCCGCAATACGCACGTCACCATGCTGTATATGCACTGCCTGTCGCGCAATTCGACCATGATGCATATCGCGAAGAAGGCCGGCATGAAGATCGAATACGCGTACGGCGAGGCAGACGCTTACCTCACGCTGCCGCCGGCGGATCAATCGAGCATCATCACGGAAATGCTGCAGGAACAGGCCGCCGTGTTCGACTACGCGCTCAAGCGGCAGGCGCGTCAGGCGTCGAAGCTGTTCGAATCGTTCATGCCTACGGCTGTCGCAGCCTGA
- a CDS encoding MFS transporter, translating to MNVAPSAADSRASVRNGYAGRALIASVLGYAMDGFDLLILGFMLPVIAADLHLSSTQAGSLVTWTLIGAVAGGLIFGVLSDYFGRVRMLTWTILIFAVFTGLCALAQGYADLLVYRTIAGIGLGGEFGIGMTLVAEAWPAAQRARVSSYVGLGWQLGVLAAALLTPLLLPVIGWRGMFALGLLPAVVSFFVRRRVEEPALFTERMARGMRKLPLKLLVADGRTTRASIGVAILCSVQNFGYYGLMIWLPSYLSKTFGYSLTKSGLWTSATILGMACGIWLFGIAADRFGRKPTFLFYQAGAVVMVFVYAHLSTPMALLIGGAAMGVFVNGMIGGYGALISELYPTDARATAQNVLFNAGRAVGGFGPVVVGALAARYSFGAALALLASIYLLDIFATLFLIPERRGAELE from the coding sequence ATGAACGTCGCTCCCTCCGCCGCCGACTCCCGCGCATCCGTACGAAATGGTTATGCCGGCCGCGCGTTGATCGCCTCCGTGCTCGGCTACGCGATGGATGGCTTCGATCTGCTGATCCTCGGCTTCATGCTGCCGGTGATTGCCGCCGATTTGCATCTGAGTTCCACGCAGGCCGGTTCGCTCGTCACCTGGACGCTGATCGGCGCGGTAGCGGGCGGGTTGATCTTCGGCGTGCTGAGCGACTATTTCGGCCGCGTGCGCATGCTGACGTGGACGATCCTGATCTTCGCCGTGTTCACCGGCCTGTGTGCGCTCGCGCAAGGCTATGCCGATCTGCTGGTGTACCGGACCATTGCCGGAATCGGGCTCGGTGGCGAGTTCGGCATCGGCATGACGCTGGTCGCCGAAGCGTGGCCGGCAGCGCAGCGGGCGCGCGTGTCGTCGTATGTCGGTTTGGGATGGCAGCTCGGCGTGTTGGCGGCGGCGTTGCTGACGCCGCTGCTGTTGCCGGTAATCGGCTGGCGCGGCATGTTCGCGCTCGGGTTGTTGCCGGCGGTGGTGTCGTTCTTCGTGCGGCGCCGCGTCGAAGAACCGGCGCTCTTTACCGAGCGCATGGCGCGCGGCATGCGCAAGCTGCCGCTGAAATTGCTGGTGGCGGACGGCCGCACCACGCGGGCAAGCATCGGCGTGGCGATTCTCTGTTCGGTCCAGAACTTCGGCTACTACGGTCTGATGATCTGGCTACCGAGCTATCTGTCGAAAACCTTCGGCTATTCGCTGACCAAATCTGGACTATGGACCTCCGCGACGATTCTGGGCATGGCGTGCGGCATCTGGCTGTTCGGCATCGCCGCCGACCGCTTCGGCCGCAAGCCGACTTTTCTGTTCTATCAGGCGGGCGCGGTGGTGATGGTGTTCGTCTACGCTCACCTGAGCACGCCGATGGCATTGCTGATCGGCGGCGCGGCGATGGGCGTGTTCGTCAACGGCATGATTGGCGGTTACGGCGCGCTGATCTCCGAGCTTTACCCGACCGATGCGCGCGCCACCGCGCAGAACGTGCTGTTCAACGCCGGCCGCGCGGTGGGCGGTTTCGGACCGGTGGTGGTGGGCGCTTTGGCCGCGCGCTATTCGTTCGGTGCGGCGCTCGCTTTGCTCGCTTCGATCTACCTGCTCGACATCTTCGCGACACTTTTCCTGATTCCCGAACGACGCGGCGCTGAGCTCGAGTGA
- the hppD gene encoding 4-hydroxyphenylpyruvate dioxygenase produces the protein MQVSTWENPLGTDGFEFIEYTAPDPKALGKLFEQMGFTAVARHRHKDVTLYRQGEINFIVNGEPDSFAQRFTRLHGPSICAIAFRVQDAAKAYKEALEKGAWGFDNKTGPMELNIPAIKGIGDSLIYFVDRWRGKNGAEPNSIGNIDIYDVDFEPIAGANPNPVGHGLTYIDHLTHNVHRGRMQEWAEFYERLFNFREVRYFDIEGKVTGVKSKAMTSPCGKIRIPINEEGSETAGQIQEYLDAYHGEGIQHIALGSNDIYRTVDGLRGSNISLLDTIDTYYELVDRRVPNHGEPLDELRKRKILIDGAPEDLLLQIFTENQIGPIFFEIIQRKGNQGFGEGNFKALFESIELDQIRRGVVQDKV, from the coding sequence ATGCAGGTTTCAACTTGGGAAAATCCGCTCGGCACAGACGGCTTCGAGTTCATTGAATACACCGCGCCGGATCCGAAAGCGCTCGGCAAGCTGTTCGAACAGATGGGCTTCACCGCCGTGGCCCGGCATCGTCATAAGGACGTGACGCTGTACCGCCAGGGAGAAATCAACTTCATCGTCAACGGCGAGCCGGATTCGTTCGCGCAACGCTTCACGCGTTTGCACGGCCCTTCCATCTGCGCGATCGCTTTCCGCGTTCAGGACGCCGCCAAGGCGTACAAAGAAGCGCTGGAAAAGGGCGCCTGGGGCTTCGACAACAAAACCGGCCCGATGGAATTGAACATTCCGGCGATCAAGGGCATTGGCGACTCGCTGATCTATTTCGTCGATCGGTGGCGCGGCAAGAACGGCGCGGAGCCGAACAGCATCGGCAACATCGACATTTACGATGTCGACTTCGAACCGATTGCCGGCGCGAACCCGAATCCGGTCGGCCACGGCCTGACCTACATCGACCACCTGACGCATAACGTGCATCGCGGCCGGATGCAGGAATGGGCGGAGTTCTACGAGCGTCTGTTCAACTTCCGCGAAGTGCGTTATTTCGACATCGAAGGCAAGGTGACGGGCGTGAAGTCGAAGGCAATGACCTCGCCGTGCGGCAAGATTCGCATCCCGATCAATGAAGAAGGTTCGGAAACCGCCGGCCAGATTCAGGAATATCTCGACGCGTATCACGGCGAAGGCATTCAGCACATTGCCCTCGGCAGCAACGACATCTACCGCACGGTGGACGGCTTGCGCGGATCGAATATCTCGCTGCTCGACACGATCGACACGTATTACGAGCTAGTCGATCGCCGCGTGCCGAATCACGGCGAGCCGCTCGACGAACTGCGCAAACGCAAGATTCTGATCGACGGCGCACCCGAAGATCTGCTGCTGCAGATTTTCACCGAAAACCAGATTGGCCCGATCTTCTTCGAGATCATTCAGCGCAAGGGCAATCAGGGCTTCGGCGAGGGCAACTTCAAGGCACTGTTCGAATCGATCGAACTGGACCAGATTCGCCGTGGCGTGGTGCAAGACAAGGTCTGA
- a CDS encoding orotate phosphoribosyltransferase translates to MTGFDRQTISDTTAKMLLEVQAVHFNAEKPYIFTSGWASPVYIDCRKLISYPRVRRGLMEMAETTILRDVGYEQIDAVAGGETAGIPFAAWLSDRLMVPMQYVRKKPKGFGRNAQIEGLLTEGQRVLLVEDLTTDSRSKINFINALRTAGATVNHCFVLFHYNIFKESVSVLKDIDVDLHALATWWDVLRVAKENKYFDTKTLDEVEKFLHAPAEWSAAHGGATSTPQ, encoded by the coding sequence ATGACAGGCTTCGATCGCCAGACGATCTCCGACACGACCGCCAAAATGCTGCTCGAAGTGCAAGCCGTGCACTTCAACGCGGAGAAACCGTACATTTTCACGTCCGGCTGGGCGAGCCCGGTTTATATCGACTGCCGCAAGCTGATCTCGTATCCGCGCGTGCGCCGTGGCCTGATGGAAATGGCCGAGACCACGATTCTGCGCGACGTCGGCTATGAGCAGATCGACGCGGTCGCCGGTGGCGAAACCGCCGGCATCCCGTTCGCCGCATGGCTCTCCGATCGCCTGATGGTGCCGATGCAATACGTGCGCAAGAAGCCGAAGGGTTTCGGCCGTAACGCGCAGATCGAAGGCCTGCTGACCGAAGGTCAACGCGTGCTGCTGGTCGAAGACCTGACCACGGACAGCCGCAGCAAGATCAACTTCATCAACGCGCTGCGCACCGCCGGCGCCACGGTGAACCACTGCTTCGTGCTGTTCCACTACAACATCTTCAAGGAAAGCGTGTCGGTGCTGAAAGACATCGACGTCGATTTGCACGCGCTTGCCACGTGGTGGGACGTGTTGCGCGTCGCGAAGGAAAATAAGTACTTCGACACCAAGACGCTCGACGAAGTGGAAAAATTCCTGCACGCGCCGGCTGAATGGTCGGCGGCGCACGGCGGCGCAACCTCGACGCCGCAGTAA
- a CDS encoding NADP-dependent malic enzyme, with amino-acid sequence MDEQLKQSALAYHQNPKPGKISVTPTKPLSNQLDLSLAYSPGVAAACMAIYDEPLDAQKYTSRGNLVGVITNGTAVLGLGNIGPLAAKPVMEGKGCLFKKFAGIDVFDIELAESDPDKLVEAIAMLEPTLGGINLEDIKAPECFYIEKKLRERMKIPVFHDDQHGTAIIASAAILNGLKVVGKKLDEVKLVCSGAGAAAIACLDLLVNLGLSKKNVLVTDSKGVIYEGRGNLDPSKERYAANTEARTLADAIRGADVFLGCSSAGVLKPEMVAEMGTQPLILALANPEPEIRPEDAKKVRPDCIIATGRSDYPNQVNNVLCFPFIFRGALDVGATTITEEMKLACVRAIAELAEETDQGDEVAKAYEGHSLEFGPEYLIPKPFDPRLIIKIAPAVAQAAMDSGVATRPIKDMDAYREELGTTVYRTGMVMRPVFAAAKSEPARIVFAEGEDERVLRAAQFVLLEKIAKPILVGRPSVIEMRLKKMGSKLKCGDDFEIVDPEDDPRYQQSWQAYHELGAREGVTPDVAKAAMRKFNTLIGAILVRLGEADGMICGMIGQYHAHLKFIEQVLGKADNVQNFAAMNLLMLPGRNLFICDTYVNETPTAEQLADMTMLAAGEIEKFGITPKVALLSNSNFGSAPSSSSQRMAAARKLIVERAPSLEIDGEMHGDAALSEVVRKAAFPGTTLTGEANLLIMPNVEAANITYNLLKMIGGEGVTVGPFLLGAEKPVHILTPAATVRRIINMTAVASANARKAVNAK; translated from the coding sequence ATGGACGAACAACTTAAGCAAAGCGCTCTCGCATACCACCAGAATCCGAAACCGGGCAAGATTTCGGTCACGCCCACCAAACCGCTATCGAATCAGCTCGATCTGTCGCTGGCGTACTCGCCGGGCGTCGCCGCGGCCTGTATGGCGATCTACGACGAACCGCTCGACGCGCAGAAGTACACTTCGCGCGGCAATCTCGTCGGCGTGATCACGAATGGCACGGCCGTGCTTGGTCTCGGCAACATCGGCCCGCTCGCCGCGAAGCCGGTGATGGAAGGCAAGGGTTGTCTCTTCAAGAAGTTCGCCGGCATCGACGTGTTCGACATCGAACTCGCCGAGTCCGATCCTGACAAGCTGGTCGAAGCGATCGCGATGCTCGAGCCGACGCTCGGCGGCATCAACCTCGAAGACATCAAGGCGCCCGAGTGCTTCTACATCGAGAAGAAGCTGCGTGAGCGCATGAAGATTCCGGTCTTCCACGACGATCAGCACGGCACGGCGATTATCGCTTCGGCGGCGATCCTGAACGGCCTGAAAGTGGTCGGCAAGAAGCTCGACGAAGTGAAGCTGGTGTGTTCGGGCGCGGGCGCTGCGGCAATCGCCTGTCTGGACCTGCTGGTGAATCTGGGCCTGTCGAAGAAGAACGTTCTCGTCACCGACTCCAAGGGCGTGATCTACGAAGGCCGCGGCAACCTCGATCCGTCGAAGGAACGCTACGCGGCGAACACCGAAGCGCGCACGCTTGCTGACGCGATCCGCGGCGCGGATGTGTTCCTCGGTTGCTCGAGCGCAGGTGTGCTGAAGCCGGAGATGGTCGCCGAAATGGGCACGCAGCCGTTGATTCTCGCGCTGGCGAACCCGGAACCGGAAATCCGCCCGGAAGACGCCAAGAAGGTTCGCCCGGACTGCATCATCGCGACTGGCCGTTCGGACTATCCGAACCAGGTCAACAACGTGCTGTGCTTCCCGTTCATCTTCCGTGGCGCGCTGGATGTCGGCGCGACCACGATCACGGAAGAAATGAAGCTTGCTTGCGTGCGCGCCATCGCCGAGCTGGCTGAAGAAACCGATCAGGGCGACGAAGTCGCGAAGGCTTACGAAGGCCACTCGCTGGAATTCGGTCCCGAGTATCTGATTCCGAAGCCGTTCGATCCGCGTCTGATCATCAAGATCGCGCCGGCCGTCGCGCAAGCCGCGATGGATTCCGGCGTGGCGACCCGTCCGATCAAGGACATGGACGCGTACCGCGAAGAACTCGGCACGACGGTGTATCGCACGGGCATGGTGATGCGTCCGGTGTTCGCGGCCGCGAAGTCGGAGCCGGCGCGTATCGTGTTCGCCGAAGGTGAAGACGAGCGCGTGCTGCGCGCCGCGCAATTCGTGCTGCTGGAAAAGATCGCCAAGCCGATTCTGGTCGGCCGTCCGTCGGTGATCGAGATGCGTCTGAAAAAGATGGGCTCGAAACTCAAGTGCGGCGACGACTTCGAGATCGTCGATCCGGAAGACGATCCGCGCTATCAGCAATCCTGGCAGGCGTACCACGAACTTGGCGCGCGCGAAGGCGTGACGCCGGACGTGGCGAAGGCCGCGATGCGCAAGTTCAACACGCTGATCGGCGCGATCCTCGTGCGCCTCGGCGAAGCGGACGGCATGATCTGCGGCATGATCGGCCAGTACCACGCGCATCTGAAGTTCATCGAGCAGGTGCTGGGCAAGGCGGACAATGTGCAGAACTTCGCTGCCATGAATCTGCTGATGCTGCCGGGCCGCAATCTGTTCATCTGCGATACGTACGTGAACGAAACGCCGACCGCCGAGCAACTCGCCGATATGACGATGCTGGCGGCTGGTGAGATTGAGAAGTTCGGTATCACGCCGAAGGTGGCGTTGCTGTCGAACTCGAACTTCGGCAGCGCGCCGTCCTCGTCGTCGCAACGCATGGCAGCGGCTCGCAAGCTGATTGTCGAACGTGCGCCCTCGCTCGAGATCGACGGTGAGATGCATGGCGACGCCGCGCTGTCGGAAGTGGTGCGCAAGGCTGCGTTCCCGGGCACGACGCTGACCGGCGAAGCCAACCTGCTGATTATGCCGAACGTGGAAGCGGCAAACATCACGTACAACCTGCTGAAGATGATCGGCGGCGAAGGCGTGACGGTCGGTCCGTTCCTGCTGGGCGCCGAAAAGCCGGTGCACATCCTGACGCCGGCTGCGACCGTGCGCCGGATCATCAACATGACGGCAGTGGCTTCGGCCAACGCACGCAAGGCAGTGAACGCGAAGTAA
- a CDS encoding response regulator yields the protein MQDPVRVVVADDHPVILFGAEQALLKFPGLQVVARARQSTELIKILQTVACDVLVTDLAMPGGQYGDGLPLIGYLRRNFPKLPIVVLTMLENAALLKRLSELGVTSVVNKSDDLSHIGLAVQHVSRNLEYMSPSVKASLDALRMNAGGKNDEVMLSKRELEVVRLFVSGMTIKEISEHLNRSIKTISTQKNTAMRKLGIERDSELFQYAQSNGLLNLSSHSTEDDSGAS from the coding sequence ATGCAAGATCCAGTCAGGGTCGTGGTGGCTGACGACCATCCGGTTATTCTGTTCGGCGCCGAGCAGGCTTTACTCAAGTTTCCCGGTTTGCAGGTCGTGGCGCGTGCGCGACAGTCAACCGAATTGATCAAAATACTGCAAACCGTTGCCTGCGACGTGCTCGTCACGGATCTGGCAATGCCAGGCGGTCAATATGGCGACGGTTTGCCGCTGATCGGCTACCTGCGCCGCAATTTTCCAAAGCTTCCCATCGTCGTCCTGACGATGCTTGAGAACGCGGCGTTGCTCAAGCGGCTAAGCGAACTCGGCGTGACGTCCGTCGTGAACAAGTCGGACGATCTCAGTCATATTGGGCTCGCGGTGCAGCACGTCAGCCGCAATCTCGAATATATGAGCCCGTCGGTGAAGGCGTCGCTAGATGCATTGCGCATGAACGCCGGCGGTAAGAACGACGAAGTCATGCTGTCGAAACGCGAGCTGGAAGTGGTGCGCCTGTTCGTGTCGGGCATGACGATCAAGGAGATATCGGAGCACCTGAACCGCAGCATCAAGACCATCAGCACACAGAAGAACACCGCCATGCGCAAGCTCGGCATCGAACGGGATTCGGAGTTGTTCCAGTACGCGCAGAGCAATGGCTTGCTGAACCTGTCGTCGCACTCAACCGAAGACGATAGCGGAGCGTCTTAA
- a CDS encoding Lrp/AsnC family transcriptional regulator, with product MANIEIDAIDRRILAILQENGRLSNQEIAERINLSPSPCLRRIRRLEESGVIRGYVALLDAQQLGLDLLAYVNVRLEKRGGPALSSRGDATHADLFRAAVQTWPEVVACHAMTGDMDYLLRVQVKDMAHFSRFVQDQLLHHPSVIDVKSSFSLEKLKETTALPIL from the coding sequence ATGGCCAATATAGAGATAGACGCCATCGACAGGCGAATTCTGGCGATTCTTCAGGAGAACGGCCGGCTGTCGAATCAGGAAATCGCCGAGCGTATCAATCTTTCGCCGAGTCCGTGTCTTCGGCGTATCCGTCGGCTGGAAGAGAGCGGCGTGATCCGCGGCTATGTGGCGCTGCTCGATGCCCAACAGCTTGGGCTCGATTTGCTTGCCTATGTGAACGTGCGGCTCGAAAAGCGCGGCGGTCCGGCGCTCAGTTCGCGCGGCGACGCCACGCATGCGGATCTGTTTCGCGCGGCGGTGCAAACGTGGCCGGAGGTGGTGGCATGCCACGCGATGACCGGCGACATGGATTATTTGCTGCGCGTCCAGGTAAAAGACATGGCGCACTTTTCACGTTTCGTGCAGGACCAGTTGCTACATCATCCGTCGGTAATCGACGTGAAATCGAGCTTCTCGCTGGAAAAGCTTAAGGAGACGACCGCGCTGCCGATCTTGTGA